The proteins below come from a single Mycobacterium parmense genomic window:
- a CDS encoding DUF4407 domain-containing protein, translating into MSAHESAEPRSAASRPARLLTWLGGGHWHELGERHERATHSVAGAVVVIGAVLAWLVAGGAVAESTRWPVLAVAPVTLVFALLVGTVIRGTAGGPHRGRAGVAGRAAVAASVGLVVGELAALVLLSAPIGRRLDERALRSAESTPAVALAATSLRESTDARAALDHAVEQARAQQDTALVVARCEYNPTPACPPTRITGVPGAGPETRTANDLLADAQRELDNALAARDQQAPLLDATIARKQRALTEARQDVVADAGRGLGARWVAMNDVTAAGAGALALRVSTDGFFVLICLLPLVLGMWRGETTHDRRAEARTRRERAELDADTAIAIKRAEVRREAEILWAEHQLTQARLAVEAQAEIDREQQRRRVAAAFEDSKRVPSEISLKPAHAFQPAEDDVYLPIAAQAEAASLAIATSAAEAEDSRAETAENLPAPVERPVELARRTPGSIPSIPDATRAAARWVRPLVPPLVARVIDNTTAPLRTARQVFEEVEEITFAFRRTRKVTLDSEHSAPPAPGPAPEAPLPDERSARGAGRHGEVAEHERFSSLPRREFDAMGGRRPAERDGRIELMERGGTRELDAPDGPRQLPPAR; encoded by the coding sequence ATGAGCGCCCACGAATCTGCCGAGCCCCGCTCGGCCGCATCCCGGCCCGCAAGGCTGCTCACCTGGTTGGGCGGCGGCCACTGGCACGAGCTCGGCGAGCGCCACGAGCGGGCCACCCACTCCGTCGCCGGTGCCGTCGTCGTCATCGGGGCCGTACTGGCGTGGCTGGTGGCCGGCGGCGCCGTGGCCGAGTCGACACGGTGGCCGGTTCTGGCCGTCGCGCCGGTCACCTTGGTTTTTGCCCTGCTGGTCGGCACGGTGATCCGTGGCACCGCCGGCGGCCCTCACCGAGGCCGCGCCGGCGTGGCCGGACGCGCGGCGGTCGCGGCGTCGGTGGGCTTGGTCGTGGGCGAGCTCGCCGCGCTCGTCCTGCTTTCTGCCCCCATCGGCCGCCGCCTCGACGAACGGGCCCTGCGAAGCGCGGAGTCGACACCGGCCGTCGCATTGGCCGCGACCTCGCTGCGGGAGAGCACCGACGCCCGCGCCGCCCTCGACCATGCCGTCGAGCAGGCGCGGGCACAGCAGGACACCGCCCTGGTCGTCGCGCGCTGCGAATACAATCCGACGCCCGCCTGCCCGCCGACCCGGATCACCGGCGTCCCGGGCGCCGGTCCCGAAACACGAACGGCGAACGACCTTCTCGCCGATGCCCAGCGCGAGCTGGACAACGCGCTGGCGGCGCGCGACCAGCAGGCACCCCTGCTGGACGCCACGATCGCGCGCAAGCAACGGGCGCTGACCGAGGCGCGGCAGGACGTCGTCGCCGACGCCGGGCGCGGCCTCGGTGCGCGCTGGGTCGCCATGAACGACGTCACGGCCGCCGGGGCCGGGGCGCTGGCGCTGCGGGTGTCGACCGATGGATTCTTCGTTCTGATCTGCCTGCTGCCGCTGGTCCTCGGCATGTGGCGCGGCGAGACGACCCACGACCGCCGCGCCGAAGCCCGTACGCGGCGCGAACGCGCCGAGCTCGACGCCGACACCGCCATCGCGATCAAACGGGCCGAGGTGCGCCGCGAGGCCGAAATACTCTGGGCGGAGCATCAACTCACGCAGGCCCGGCTGGCCGTCGAGGCGCAGGCCGAGATCGATCGCGAGCAGCAACGGCGCCGGGTCGCGGCGGCGTTCGAAGATTCGAAGCGCGTGCCGTCGGAGATCTCCCTGAAACCGGCCCATGCCTTTCAGCCGGCGGAAGACGACGTTTACCTCCCCATCGCCGCGCAAGCCGAGGCGGCCAGCCTGGCGATCGCCACGTCGGCCGCCGAAGCGGAGGATTCACGCGCGGAGACCGCGGAGAACCTCCCGGCTCCGGTCGAACGGCCGGTCGAGCTTGCACGCCGCACGCCCGGATCCATTCCGTCGATCCCCGACGCCACAAGGGCCGCGGCCCGCTGGGTGCGCCCGTTGGTGCCGCCGTTGGTGGCGCGGGTGATCGACAACACCACGGCGCCGCTGCGCACAGCGCGCCAGGTGTTCGAAGAGGTCGAGGAGATCACCTTCGCGTTCAGGCGGACTCGCAAGGTGACGCTGGACTCCGAGCACAGCGCGCCGCCGGCGCCCGGCCCGGCCCCCGAGGCCCCGCTGCCCGACGAACGGTCGGCGCGCGGGGCGGGCCGCCACGGCGAAGTGGCTGAACACGAACGCTTCTCGTCGCTGCCGCGCCGGGAGTTCGACGCAATGGGCGGGCGCAGGCCGGCGGAGCGCGACGGCCGCATCGAACTGATGGAGCGCGGCGGGACGCGGGAACTGGATGCCCCGGACGGTCCGCGGCAACTGCCGCCGGCACGGTAG
- a CDS encoding DUF732 domain-containing protein, giving the protein MRLVLMLAGVTVAIGTAASAQADVDGKDQAFLTTLRQAGVTYMNPERAVAAGKSVCDLVDGGMTGAEIVKNLQEKNPGFEGDGAAKFAAIAAQAYCPQALTAQDAGAASKSDNS; this is encoded by the coding sequence ATGAGACTCGTACTGATGCTGGCAGGTGTCACGGTGGCGATCGGCACCGCCGCGTCGGCGCAAGCCGACGTCGACGGTAAGGATCAGGCGTTCCTCACCACGCTGCGCCAGGCGGGCGTGACGTACATGAACCCCGAGCGGGCCGTCGCGGCAGGTAAGTCGGTGTGCGACCTGGTCGACGGCGGAATGACCGGCGCGGAGATCGTCAAGAACCTGCAGGAGAAGAATCCGGGGTTCGAGGGCGACGGCGCCGCGAAGTTCGCGGCGATCGCGGCGCAGGCGTACTGCCCGCAGGCGCTGACCGCCCAGGACGCCGGCGCGGCCTCGAAGTCCGACAACTCCTGA
- a CDS encoding DUF6941 family protein, with translation MKISLLLADAAQADAASGKVHALGLGWRQCQTPTPPIALVLFLDIDWDETNKKHKLSCQLLTTDGEPVVVMGSQGPQRISFEASAEAGRPPGAIHGASLRLPLTLNIPAGIPLDPGIYEWRVEIEGFEQATAVEAFVVVPSAQQPQQPQHPPPKPSL, from the coding sequence ATGAAGATCAGCCTGCTCCTCGCTGACGCGGCACAGGCCGACGCCGCGTCCGGCAAGGTCCACGCCCTCGGCCTGGGCTGGCGGCAGTGCCAAACGCCCACGCCGCCTATCGCTTTGGTGCTCTTCCTGGACATCGACTGGGACGAGACGAACAAAAAGCACAAGCTGAGCTGCCAGCTGCTGACGACCGACGGCGAACCGGTGGTGGTGATGGGGTCGCAGGGCCCACAGCGGATCTCCTTCGAGGCTTCGGCGGAGGCCGGCCGTCCCCCGGGCGCCATTCACGGCGCCTCGCTTCGCCTGCCGCTCACCCTCAACATCCCGGCCGGAATACCGTTGGACCCGGGAATCTACGAGTGGCGAGTGGAGATCGAGGGCTTCGAGCAGGCCACCGCCGTCGAGGCGTTCGTCGTGGTGCCTTCCGCGCAGCAGCCCCAGCAACCGCAGCACCCGCCGCCCAAGCCGTCCCTCTAG
- a CDS encoding DAPG hydrolase family protein codes for MARGVYLGYRGDDADTPFGSFFTSEMSALPGHVVDALHHGPQGAMALPAFADAACVAADGYQRTENGYGILEDGSLQVCVRTDMPGVTPAMWAWWFGWHGCDTRRYKLWHPRAHLYAAWGDGGEDEQRYVGRTSTISEYIGSSMLSAAIRFVAPAEMGCPPDGKDAVSICARLGSGDVPVDVGWFIHHIRSTPSGAEMRSRFWLGGPHIAVRNAPGIASRVVRPFAARVLATSESTARNLLVHCAQEMNHLAGFLPQLYEMFGRRD; via the coding sequence ATGGCCCGCGGGGTGTACCTCGGTTACCGCGGCGACGACGCCGACACGCCCTTCGGCAGCTTCTTCACGTCCGAGATGTCCGCCCTGCCAGGTCATGTCGTCGACGCCCTGCACCACGGCCCGCAGGGCGCGATGGCGTTGCCCGCCTTCGCCGACGCCGCGTGCGTCGCCGCCGACGGATACCAGCGGACCGAGAACGGCTATGGGATTCTCGAGGACGGCAGCCTCCAGGTCTGTGTCCGGACCGACATGCCCGGGGTGACGCCGGCGATGTGGGCGTGGTGGTTCGGCTGGCACGGTTGCGACACCCGGCGCTACAAGCTGTGGCATCCCCGAGCGCATCTGTATGCGGCCTGGGGCGACGGCGGCGAAGACGAACAGCGCTACGTCGGCCGGACGTCGACCATCAGCGAGTACATCGGGTCCAGCATGCTCAGCGCCGCGATCCGCTTCGTCGCGCCGGCGGAGATGGGCTGCCCGCCCGACGGCAAGGACGCGGTGTCGATCTGCGCCCGGCTGGGCTCCGGTGACGTGCCCGTGGACGTGGGATGGTTCATCCACCACATCCGCTCCACTCCATCCGGCGCCGAGATGCGCTCTCGGTTCTGGTTGGGCGGGCCGCATATCGCCGTGCGGAACGCCCCCGGCATCGCGTCCCGGGTGGTGCGCCCGTTCGCCGCGCGGGTGCTGGCGACCTCCGAGTCCACCGCGCGCAATCTGCTGGTGCACTGCGCGCAGGAGATGAATCACCTTGCGGGGTTCCTGCCGCAGCTCTACGAGATGTTCGGCCGCCGCGACTAG
- a CDS encoding FAD-binding oxidoreductase, which produces MSALPTGRHFFRGDDGYEAARRATVWHQGVPERYPELIVQAVDTDDIVAGLRHARAHGRRVSVVSGGHSFAASHLRDDAVLLDVSRLDHVRIDAENRVAVVGPGKGGSKLMADLESQGLFFPGGHCKGVCVGGYLLQGGYGWNSRVLGPACESVLGLDVITADGDQIHCDADNHADLYWAARGAGPGFFGVVTSFHLRLYPRPAVCGTSIYVYPFELADEVYTWARGVSAQVDRRVEMQMLATRSVPEMGLDMPAIVCASPAFADSDEAAEEALAVFGTCPAAGRAIINVPYTPTDLVTWYDVVMTHYLADHRYTADNMWTSASAAELLPGIHGILATMPPHPSHFLWLNWGPSPPRQDMAYSVEDEIYLALYGSWKDPADDDRYGDWARSNMAAMSHLATGIQLADENLGRRPARFATDAAMARLDEVRAAYDPDGLFNSWMGRL; this is translated from the coding sequence ATGAGCGCGCTACCGACCGGGCGGCACTTCTTCCGGGGCGATGACGGCTACGAAGCCGCGCGCCGCGCGACCGTCTGGCACCAGGGCGTGCCCGAGCGCTACCCCGAGCTGATCGTGCAGGCGGTCGACACCGACGACATCGTCGCGGGTCTGCGCCACGCCAGGGCCCATGGCCGGCGGGTCAGCGTCGTCTCAGGTGGGCACAGCTTTGCGGCAAGCCACCTGCGCGACGACGCGGTTCTGCTCGATGTCAGCCGCCTCGATCACGTCCGGATCGACGCCGAGAACCGAGTGGCCGTCGTCGGCCCGGGCAAGGGCGGCAGCAAGCTGATGGCCGACCTCGAGTCGCAGGGACTGTTCTTCCCCGGCGGGCACTGCAAGGGTGTGTGCGTCGGCGGCTATCTCCTTCAGGGCGGGTACGGCTGGAACAGCCGGGTGTTGGGCCCGGCCTGCGAGAGTGTGCTCGGTCTGGACGTCATCACCGCCGACGGTGACCAAATCCATTGCGACGCCGATAATCACGCCGATCTCTACTGGGCGGCGCGCGGCGCCGGGCCGGGATTCTTCGGGGTGGTGACGTCGTTTCACCTGAGACTGTACCCACGTCCGGCCGTCTGCGGTACAAGCATCTACGTCTATCCCTTCGAGCTCGCGGACGAGGTCTACACGTGGGCTCGCGGCGTCAGCGCACAGGTGGACCGGCGTGTCGAGATGCAGATGCTCGCGACCAGAAGCGTTCCCGAGATGGGTCTGGACATGCCGGCGATCGTGTGCGCGTCGCCCGCGTTCGCCGATTCCGACGAAGCGGCCGAAGAGGCGCTCGCGGTGTTCGGCACGTGCCCGGCCGCCGGCCGCGCGATTATCAACGTACCTTATACGCCAACCGATTTGGTCACCTGGTACGACGTCGTGATGACCCACTACCTGGCCGACCACCGCTACACGGCCGACAACATGTGGACCTCGGCATCCGCCGCGGAGTTGCTGCCGGGCATCCACGGGATCCTCGCGACGATGCCACCCCATCCGTCGCACTTCCTCTGGCTGAACTGGGGACCGTCGCCCCCACGCCAGGACATGGCATACAGCGTGGAAGACGAGATCTACCTCGCGCTATACGGATCCTGGAAGGACCCTGCCGACGACGACCGCTACGGCGACTGGGCGCGGTCGAACATGGCCGCGATGTCGCACCTGGCCACCGGAATCCAGCTTGCCGACGAAAACCTCGGCCGGCGTCCCGCGCGGTTCGCGACGGACGCGGCCATGGCCCGCCTCGACGAGGTGCGCGCCGCCTACGATCCCGACGGGCTGTTCAACAGCTGGATGGGCAGGCTGTGA
- a CDS encoding ANTAR domain-containing protein → MTANWVPAQNSFGPHSGRILDTARGILIGLRRCPSDAAFDELHTAAVRHKVPVFAMAWALVHLAGDGAKTPSFVDAQSAARREWGSLFARSAALTC, encoded by the coding sequence ATGACGGCGAATTGGGTTCCGGCCCAGAACTCGTTCGGGCCGCACTCCGGTCGCATTCTCGACACCGCGCGGGGCATCCTCATCGGATTGCGTCGCTGCCCGTCGGACGCGGCATTCGACGAATTGCACACTGCGGCAGTGCGTCACAAGGTGCCCGTGTTCGCGATGGCCTGGGCGCTGGTCCATCTGGCCGGCGACGGCGCGAAGACGCCCAGCTTCGTCGACGCGCAGTCCGCGGCTCGCCGCGAATGGGGCTCGCTGTTCGCCAGGTCGGCCGCGCTGACCTGCTGA
- a CDS encoding wax ester/triacylglycerol synthase domain-containing protein: protein MTAFMRASDAFTWAMESDPRLRSTVVSVVLLDRSPDWDEVRERFDLISRKLPMFRQRVAPSHPPAPPRWEYYRDFDLGYHLRRTALREPGTLDDVLQMAQLAAMQDFDRARALWETVLIDGLRGGGAAMICKFHHALTDGIGGVQIAMNLFNLTEELREHEPLPPEPRVVTAAPLSGYRDSWRYDAGMLSGALTGAVKWAPRLVYDGVRRPVGTLRAAAATAASIYRTVRPIGRTGSPLVTERGLIRRLGVHQVPMPLLREAAHRCGGALNDAFVAGVAGGLRLYHDKHGVAVNDLHLTMPVSLRTAADDIGGNRITLMRFDVPVGEADPAARIRAIHRRTGAVRDERSLPYTQLIAGALNLMPRWYIGSVLRHVDFLASDVPGVAVPVFLGGAAVRAQYAFGPTIGSSVNVTLLTYVDTCCLGINVDTAAIPDYDVFHDALVGGFDEVLALAS, encoded by the coding sequence ATGACTGCATTCATGCGCGCCAGCGACGCCTTCACCTGGGCGATGGAAAGTGATCCACGACTGCGATCGACGGTGGTCAGCGTGGTGCTGCTGGACCGATCCCCGGATTGGGACGAGGTGCGCGAACGGTTCGACCTGATCAGCAGGAAACTGCCGATGTTCCGGCAGCGGGTGGCGCCGTCGCACCCCCCGGCCCCGCCCAGGTGGGAGTATTACCGCGACTTCGACCTGGGCTACCACCTGCGGCGAACCGCCCTGCGCGAGCCCGGCACCCTCGACGACGTGCTCCAGATGGCGCAGTTGGCCGCAATGCAGGACTTCGACCGGGCGCGGGCGCTCTGGGAGACGGTCCTGATCGACGGGTTGCGGGGCGGCGGCGCGGCCATGATCTGCAAGTTCCACCACGCCCTCACCGACGGGATCGGCGGCGTCCAGATCGCGATGAACCTGTTCAACCTCACCGAAGAGCTCCGCGAGCACGAACCACTGCCGCCCGAGCCCCGGGTTGTCACAGCTGCGCCGCTGAGCGGCTACCGCGACAGCTGGCGCTACGACGCCGGCATGCTGTCCGGCGCGCTGACGGGTGCCGTCAAGTGGGCACCACGCCTGGTCTACGACGGCGTCCGGCGGCCGGTCGGCACCCTGCGCGCGGCGGCGGCCACCGCGGCGTCGATCTACCGGACCGTCCGGCCGATCGGCCGGACCGGGTCGCCGCTGGTGACCGAACGCGGCCTGATCCGGCGCCTGGGAGTGCATCAGGTGCCGATGCCGCTGCTGCGGGAGGCGGCGCACCGGTGCGGAGGGGCCCTGAACGACGCGTTCGTCGCCGGGGTGGCCGGGGGGCTGCGGCTGTACCACGACAAGCACGGGGTGGCGGTCAACGACCTGCACCTCACGATGCCGGTGAGCCTGCGCACCGCCGCCGACGACATCGGCGGCAACCGGATCACGCTGATGCGCTTCGACGTGCCGGTGGGGGAGGCCGACCCGGCCGCGCGCATCCGTGCGATCCACCGGCGCACCGGCGCCGTTCGCGACGAACGATCGCTGCCTTACACGCAGCTGATAGCCGGGGCCCTGAATCTGATGCCGCGGTGGTACATCGGCTCGGTACTCCGACACGTCGACTTCCTGGCCAGTGACGTCCCCGGCGTTGCGGTTCCGGTCTTTTTGGGCGGCGCGGCGGTGCGCGCACAGTACGCGTTCGGCCCGACGATCGGTTCGTCGGTCAACGTCACGCTGCTGACCTATGTGGACACCTGCTGCCTGGGCATCAACGTCGACACCGCCGCGATACCCGACTACGACGTCTTCCACGACGCACTCGTCGGCGGTTTCGACGAAGTGCTGGCGCTGGCAAGCTGA
- a CDS encoding carboxymuconolactone decarboxylase family protein: protein MSDEHHHHEVLDNLLPQHRDLRKQIPEVYKGFAALSGAAFAEGTLSRKFKELIALAIGVVEGCDGCIASHAQAAARAGATPEEAAEAIGVTFLMHGGPATIYGARAYTAFCEFADAGQS from the coding sequence ATGTCAGACGAGCATCATCACCACGAGGTTCTCGACAACCTCCTGCCGCAGCATCGCGACCTTCGTAAGCAGATCCCCGAGGTCTACAAGGGCTTCGCCGCGCTGAGCGGCGCCGCATTCGCAGAAGGGACCCTGAGCCGCAAGTTCAAGGAGCTGATCGCCCTGGCGATCGGCGTCGTCGAAGGGTGCGACGGGTGCATCGCCTCGCACGCTCAGGCCGCGGCACGCGCCGGTGCCACCCCGGAGGAAGCCGCCGAGGCCATCGGCGTCACATTCCTCATGCACGGCGGACCGGCCACCATCTACGGCGCTCGCGCCTACACCGCTTTCTGCGAGTTCGCCGACGCCGGGCAGTCGTAG